A single window of Granulicella mallensis MP5ACTX8 DNA harbors:
- a CDS encoding zeta toxin family protein, with the protein MVRKPPTLDSLLKIAAAEGKPIALVLAGHNGSGKSTLWYDRLADGLQIPLVNADRLTLSLLPPVDEDQKLKQWAERLRDGDERWQKLSQDGVQLFMGLIMDQGMSFAFETVFSYLEQQPDGSFKSKTDTITTLQEHGYFVILLFVGLASAELSILRVATRKMHGGHSVPDAKLKSRYPRTQQAIRIASEVADMTLMFDNSRSLKHAFSLVRAQRKTAVLFDCRDVKFRSDGGLLKVAELWLSKVAAP; encoded by the coding sequence ATGGTTCGGAAGCCTCCGACGCTCGACAGCCTTCTGAAGATTGCAGCCGCAGAAGGAAAACCTATCGCACTTGTTCTAGCTGGCCATAATGGATCGGGGAAGTCGACGCTCTGGTATGACAGACTTGCTGACGGGCTCCAGATTCCTTTGGTGAACGCGGATCGTCTCACACTCTCACTTCTTCCTCCAGTCGACGAAGATCAGAAGTTGAAGCAATGGGCGGAGAGATTGCGAGATGGAGACGAGCGTTGGCAGAAGCTCTCTCAGGACGGCGTCCAACTTTTTATGGGGTTGATTATGGATCAAGGCATGTCCTTTGCCTTCGAAACAGTCTTTTCCTATCTTGAGCAGCAGCCGGATGGTAGTTTCAAATCCAAAACAGACACCATCACGACCTTGCAGGAACACGGGTATTTCGTGATCTTGTTGTTTGTTGGACTTGCCAGTGCAGAACTCTCCATTTTGCGTGTGGCCACAAGAAAAATGCACGGTGGCCATTCGGTACCCGACGCTAAATTGAAGAGCCGGTATCCTCGCACGCAGCAAGCAATTCGAATAGCGTCGGAGGTTGCTGATATGACTCTGATGTTCGACAACAGCCGGAGCCTCAAGCACGCTTTTAGCCTCGTTAGAGCTCAGAGAAAAACGGCTGTTTTATTCGATTGCCGAGATGTGAAGTTTCGTTCCGATGGTGGATTGCTGAAGGTTGCGGAACTGTGGTTATCGAAGGTTGCTGCACCTTAG
- the tdh gene encoding L-threonine 3-dehydrogenase — protein sequence MIPKTMQALVKATAAPGMEMREMPVPALGASDVLVAVETASVCGTDLHIYHWDEWAQARIKPPYIPGHEFCGTVAAIGELVQDVQVGDFVSAEMHVACGHCLQCRSGQAHVCQFVKILGVDADGAFADYVRIPATNIWKLSPAIPRDFGSLFDPFGNAVHTVLSGPIAGQTVAVTGCGPIGLFSIAVAKACGAAHIFAIEPNAQRRELARRMGARTLLDPASGDIEQQVKTATGGNGVDVLLEMSGHPSAIAQGFRLLRMGGRASLLGIPSRPVEIDLANAVIFKGATVHGINGRKMYETWFQAEALLRESAIDLAPVITHRLPLARFDEAMHLLESGEASKILLTVKR from the coding sequence ATGATTCCGAAGACCATGCAGGCCCTTGTAAAAGCAACCGCCGCACCAGGAATGGAGATGCGCGAGATGCCGGTTCCAGCCCTTGGAGCCAGCGATGTACTCGTTGCCGTAGAGACAGCCTCCGTCTGTGGCACCGACCTGCACATCTATCACTGGGACGAGTGGGCCCAGGCCCGCATCAAGCCTCCCTACATTCCGGGCCATGAGTTCTGCGGCACCGTGGCGGCTATCGGCGAACTGGTACAGGACGTCCAAGTGGGCGACTTCGTCTCCGCCGAGATGCACGTTGCCTGCGGCCACTGCCTGCAATGCCGCAGCGGACAGGCGCATGTCTGCCAGTTCGTGAAGATCCTCGGCGTCGATGCCGATGGAGCCTTCGCCGATTACGTCCGCATTCCAGCAACGAACATCTGGAAGCTCAGCCCGGCGATTCCGCGCGACTTCGGCTCGCTCTTCGATCCGTTTGGGAACGCGGTACATACGGTCCTGTCAGGACCCATCGCCGGACAGACGGTCGCAGTCACCGGGTGCGGCCCCATTGGGCTGTTCTCGATCGCCGTGGCCAAGGCCTGCGGCGCGGCGCATATCTTTGCCATCGAACCGAATGCGCAACGCCGGGAACTCGCTCGGCGCATGGGAGCCCGCACCCTGCTGGATCCCGCAAGCGGAGATATCGAGCAGCAGGTAAAGACCGCGACCGGCGGCAACGGTGTCGATGTGCTGCTGGAGATGTCAGGCCATCCCTCTGCGATCGCTCAGGGTTTCCGTCTGCTGCGCATGGGCGGACGCGCGTCGCTGCTGGGCATTCCGTCGCGTCCCGTGGAGATCGATCTTGCCAACGCCGTCATCTTCAAGGGGGCGACAGTGCACGGCATCAACGGACGCAAGATGTATGAGACCTGGTTCCAGGCCGAGGCGCTGCTGCGCGAGAGCGCCATCGATCTCGCGCCGGTCATCACACATCGGCTCCCTCTGGCGCGGTTCGACGAGGCCATGCACCTGCTCGAATCGGGCGAGGCGAGCAAGATTCTGTTGACGGTAAAGCGGTAG
- a CDS encoding VWA domain-containing protein: MKLLAAVALLGMPALLAQTPAPPTPQPEQQPDSQTATLTVHSTLVLVPALVRTKSGQLVYTLKADDFVLTDDGVEQKLSLEEDSGSQPLALVVLVETGSDGAQHLQDYRDLAPMLDNMLGGIEHRVAVVGFDSEPQLLQNFTRNIDGAAGVLADLDPGDQKGAIFDALSYAVDMLRKQPTTYRRAILLLSETIDHGSHTKLEDALKAISDTNTAIYSVGFASTKAEIKHEASKFSSNEPGPPHGCFSKDPNQDPATYEGRATQNFDCFAELAPPLRLIKMAVIAATNAMRSNASENVAKFTGGEHFKYKDAKTLQRDLFTISNHIPNRYVLSFHPQSPHPGLHSVTLQLKNYSDLVVQARSSYWVDGDTTVTTPPADKP, translated from the coding sequence ATGAAGCTCCTTGCCGCCGTCGCGCTTCTGGGAATGCCAGCCCTGCTGGCACAGACCCCTGCGCCCCCCACTCCGCAACCCGAGCAGCAGCCGGACTCGCAGACTGCGACCCTTACTGTGCACTCGACGCTGGTGCTTGTTCCGGCGCTCGTTAGAACGAAATCAGGGCAGCTCGTCTATACGCTCAAAGCCGATGACTTTGTGCTCACGGACGACGGGGTCGAGCAGAAGCTTTCGCTGGAGGAAGACTCCGGCAGTCAACCCCTGGCTCTGGTCGTTCTCGTCGAGACGGGCAGCGATGGCGCCCAGCACCTCCAGGACTATCGCGACCTCGCACCGATGCTCGACAACATGCTGGGCGGTATCGAGCATCGGGTGGCCGTTGTCGGTTTCGATAGCGAACCGCAGCTGCTTCAGAACTTCACCCGCAATATCGATGGCGCGGCCGGCGTGCTCGCCGACCTCGATCCGGGCGACCAGAAGGGGGCTATCTTCGACGCGCTCTCTTACGCGGTCGACATGCTGCGCAAGCAGCCGACGACCTACCGGCGCGCCATTCTTCTGTTGAGCGAGACGATCGATCACGGCAGCCACACGAAGCTCGAAGACGCGCTAAAGGCGATCAGCGATACCAACACCGCCATCTACAGCGTGGGCTTCGCGAGCACCAAGGCCGAGATCAAGCACGAGGCTTCCAAGTTTAGCTCTAATGAGCCTGGGCCTCCGCATGGATGCTTCAGCAAAGACCCGAACCAGGACCCCGCTACCTATGAAGGCCGCGCAACGCAGAACTTTGACTGCTTCGCGGAACTGGCTCCTCCCCTGCGGCTGATCAAGATGGCCGTGATTGCCGCGACCAACGCGATGCGCTCGAATGCGTCCGAGAACGTCGCCAAATTTACAGGCGGCGAGCACTTCAAGTACAAGGACGCCAAGACCCTGCAGCGTGACCTCTTTACGATCTCCAACCACATCCCGAATCGCTACGTTCTGAGCTTCCATCCGCAGTCGCCGCATCCGGGGCTGCATTCCGTCACGCTGCAGCTCAAGAACTATTCCGATCTTGTCGTTCAGGCGAGAAGTAGTTATTGGGTGGATGGCGATACGACGGTTACAACGCCGCCTGCGGACAAGCCTTAG
- a CDS encoding glycine C-acetyltransferase: protein MSPTSTPSTRPQLAHLSAQLDDLRARGTYFRLRVLEDEQASVCHYDGREVINLASNNYLGLCNHPKLREAAIAATEKYGVGSGAVRTIAGTMRIHMELEEKIAAFKGVEACVVFQSGFAANAGTVSSILGKEDFILSDELNHASIIDGARLSRAKIKVFRHKDVAHAEELLKEIQNEPGRKLVITDGVFSMDGDIGPVAQLCDLCDKYGAIMMVDDAHASGVLGRNGRGSVDHFGCTQRVDVQVGTLSKAIGALGGYVCGSRDLIDYLYHRARPFLFSTSHPPSVAATCIAAFDLLESEPERIERLWSNTRYFQEQLKIAGFDIGGKTTPASETPITPILIGDGRKTMDFSRALFEQGLMATGIAFPTVPEGKARIRCIMTSEHTRQQIDQALEILTTTAKRLEIL from the coding sequence ATGAGCCCGACATCGACACCCAGCACGCGTCCGCAACTCGCCCACCTCTCCGCACAACTCGACGATCTGCGAGCCCGCGGCACCTACTTCCGCCTGCGTGTTCTGGAGGACGAGCAGGCTTCCGTATGCCACTATGACGGTCGCGAGGTCATCAACCTTGCCTCGAACAACTACCTCGGGTTGTGCAATCACCCGAAGCTGCGTGAGGCGGCAATTGCCGCTACCGAAAAGTACGGCGTAGGCTCCGGTGCGGTGCGTACCATCGCCGGAACCATGCGCATTCACATGGAACTCGAAGAGAAGATCGCGGCGTTCAAGGGTGTAGAGGCCTGCGTGGTCTTCCAATCCGGCTTCGCAGCCAATGCAGGCACGGTGTCGAGCATCCTCGGCAAAGAAGACTTCATCCTCTCCGACGAACTGAATCACGCGAGCATCATCGATGGCGCCCGGCTCTCACGCGCGAAGATCAAGGTCTTCCGCCACAAGGACGTCGCACACGCCGAGGAGTTGTTGAAGGAGATTCAGAACGAACCCGGCCGCAAGCTCGTCATCACCGACGGCGTATTTTCGATGGACGGTGACATCGGCCCGGTCGCGCAGCTTTGCGATCTCTGCGATAAGTACGGCGCGATCATGATGGTCGACGACGCGCATGCCTCCGGCGTGCTGGGCCGCAATGGCCGGGGCAGCGTCGACCACTTCGGCTGCACGCAGCGCGTGGACGTACAGGTAGGCACGCTGTCGAAGGCCATCGGCGCGCTGGGTGGCTATGTCTGTGGCTCCAGGGATCTGATCGACTATCTCTATCACCGTGCACGGCCCTTCCTGTTTTCAACGTCGCATCCGCCATCCGTGGCTGCCACCTGCATCGCCGCATTCGACCTATTGGAGAGTGAGCCCGAGCGCATTGAACGGCTATGGTCGAACACGCGCTACTTCCAGGAGCAGCTGAAGATAGCCGGGTTCGACATCGGCGGCAAGACCACGCCCGCCAGTGAGACACCGATTACTCCTATCCTCATCGGCGACGGCCGCAAGACCATGGACTTCAGCCGCGCGCTCTTCGAGCAGGGACTGATGGCTACCGGCATCGCCTTCCCCACGGTCCCGGAGGGCAAGGCACGCATCCGCTGCATCATGACCAGCGAGCATACCCGCCAACAGATCGATCAGGCTCTGGAGATCCTGACAACCACGGCAAAACGGCTGGAGATTTTGTAG
- a CDS encoding alginate lyase family protein, whose protein sequence is MRFIACVILFALGVPALVAQAPKPRVFLINASALIHEKQHPNTDLLKLVRKDADAALQTPPLTITVKTKTPPSGDKHDYMSMARYWWPNPNTKDHLPYVRHDGLSNPEIKGITDHELLDRVAASSRALALGWYLTGDERYAAHATLLLRTFFLDKATAMNPNLEFAQYVAGVNTGRGTGVLDARGLSIAVDAVGMLAGSKSWTPEDQAALQHWFGEYYTWLTTSKNGKEEAAAANNHGSWYAVQAASIAMFLSKTDDAQKIAERVRDQRIPSQFDAQGMQKYELARTNSFSYSAFNLDALTNLAAIVAPTGIDLYKPVKPGAPGILTGVDALLPYDAQHPWPHDQISKGKEDSLCPALIRTAAHTQDAKYAEAERRFDCKQTAVTLLESPTRSN, encoded by the coding sequence ATGAGATTCATTGCTTGCGTCATTCTCTTCGCCCTGGGTGTGCCGGCTCTTGTTGCACAGGCACCCAAACCGCGCGTCTTTCTTATCAACGCCTCTGCTCTAATTCATGAAAAACAGCATCCCAACACAGACCTCCTGAAGCTGGTGCGGAAGGACGCAGATGCGGCGCTGCAGACTCCGCCCTTGACCATCACAGTCAAAACGAAGACTCCACCCAGCGGCGACAAGCACGACTACATGAGCATGGCTCGCTACTGGTGGCCTAATCCGAATACCAAGGATCACCTGCCGTACGTGCGGCACGATGGCCTATCGAACCCCGAGATCAAAGGCATCACCGACCACGAGCTTCTGGACCGTGTAGCCGCAAGTTCGCGAGCACTGGCTCTGGGCTGGTACCTGACCGGCGATGAGCGCTATGCCGCCCACGCGACCCTGCTGCTGCGCACGTTCTTTCTCGACAAGGCGACAGCAATGAATCCGAACCTGGAGTTTGCACAATACGTCGCGGGCGTGAACACGGGCCGAGGCACTGGCGTCCTCGATGCACGAGGCCTCTCGATCGCAGTCGATGCAGTAGGCATGCTCGCTGGATCGAAGAGCTGGACGCCCGAAGATCAGGCCGCGCTACAACACTGGTTCGGCGAGTACTACACCTGGCTCACGACTTCGAAGAATGGCAAAGAAGAAGCTGCTGCCGCGAATAATCATGGCTCCTGGTATGCGGTGCAAGCCGCATCGATTGCCATGTTCCTGAGCAAGACCGATGACGCGCAGAAGATTGCGGAGCGGGTGCGCGATCAGCGGATTCCCTCGCAGTTCGATGCGCAGGGCATGCAGAAGTATGAGCTCGCGCGGACCAACTCGTTCTCTTACAGCGCCTTCAATCTGGATGCCCTGACGAACCTCGCAGCAATTGTTGCTCCTACCGGCATCGACCTCTACAAGCCGGTGAAACCGGGCGCGCCGGGCATTCTGACAGGAGTCGATGCCCTGCTGCCCTACGACGCACAACATCCGTGGCCGCACGATCAAATCAGCAAGGGCAAGGAAGATTCTCTCTGCCCCGCTCTGATTCGTACCGCAGCGCATACACAGGATGCAAAGTACGCCGAGGCTGAGAGACGGTTCGACTGCAAGCAGACAGCAGTAACACTGCTTGAATCGCCCACCCGCTCAAACTAA
- a CDS encoding RelA/SpoT family protein, protein MAIARPVVPGPESGEGRFPAAGSERSFAPPISETGVELEATLPPTSLGHPPSASAIADLKTTDLDEPSGVFLSPAPAPPPVEPSTRVLSGDVALDARFERMLATVRANRPADDLAIIRSAWIFCMQQHATQKRASGEPYVIHPLEVAQVLAELKMDSTAIAAGLLHDAVEDTDVTPEEIAKRFGEQVAHIVEGVTKLDKIKFANREDHQAENIRKMLLAMVTDVRVVIIKLADRLHNMRTLEHLKPEKQQRIARETLEIYAPLAHRLGMGKLRGELEDLAFRYTDPFQYTQLTTEVDSLRGEGEAFLHRIVSTLEAKLREANINARVESRIKRLYSIQQKLTAHQIPVDQVYDLFAIRVITQTEQDCYAALGLLHSTWRPVPGRFKDFIAMPRPNMYQSLHTTLIAEGAHQFEVQIRTEDMHQVAEEGIAAHWKYKASDNVSAADEQRLAWVRQLMEWQREMTDPNEFMSTLRIDLYPAEVYTFTPKGKVIVLPKDGTPVDFAYAIHTDVGHTTTGAKVNGRIVPLRHKLRNGDIVEISTQAGHAPSRDWLSFTKSSRARNKIKHWLNENQRARALEIGRKLLDREARKYKLSLDKFKTADFDRIANDYGLGGEQDLLAGIGFGKYSARQVLNKLEPGSTMAAEAAHTEPGAVGNTLAHMSDAVKRVFFGKGSDSLQVEGQDDLLVYRARCCNPIRGEEIIGYVTRGKGVAVHARSCPNVQNLLYEADRRIDVDWAALAPAVAGTKQGPKPTTYPVKLTVVCDDRAGLLKEFTAIISEDGTNIRSLDTKPSQDGVVHVDFVIETVDLRHLTRLTQNLRKVPGVREVMRVQKI, encoded by the coding sequence ATGGCTATAGCGCGGCCGGTTGTACCCGGTCCTGAATCAGGGGAAGGCCGCTTCCCGGCGGCCGGCTCAGAGAGATCGTTCGCGCCACCAATCAGCGAAACTGGCGTGGAGCTCGAAGCAACGCTCCCCCCCACCTCGCTTGGCCATCCTCCGTCTGCAAGTGCTATCGCCGATCTAAAGACCACAGATCTCGATGAGCCCTCCGGCGTCTTCCTTTCGCCTGCCCCGGCACCGCCTCCGGTCGAGCCCAGCACCCGTGTACTCTCCGGCGATGTGGCACTGGACGCGCGCTTTGAGCGCATGCTCGCAACTGTACGTGCTAACCGGCCCGCAGACGATCTTGCGATTATTCGCTCAGCATGGATCTTCTGCATGCAGCAGCATGCGACGCAAAAGCGCGCCTCGGGCGAGCCGTACGTCATCCATCCGCTTGAGGTTGCGCAGGTGCTTGCGGAGTTGAAGATGGACTCGACCGCGATCGCTGCTGGACTGCTGCACGATGCGGTGGAAGACACCGACGTTACCCCTGAGGAGATCGCGAAGCGCTTCGGCGAGCAGGTGGCGCATATCGTCGAGGGCGTTACCAAGCTCGACAAGATCAAGTTTGCCAATCGCGAAGACCACCAGGCCGAGAACATTCGCAAGATGCTGCTGGCCATGGTCACGGACGTTCGCGTGGTCATCATCAAGCTCGCCGACCGCCTGCACAACATGCGCACGCTCGAGCACCTGAAGCCCGAGAAGCAACAGCGCATCGCGCGCGAGACCCTCGAAATCTACGCTCCATTAGCGCATCGGCTGGGCATGGGCAAACTGCGCGGCGAGCTCGAAGACCTCGCTTTCCGCTACACCGATCCCTTCCAGTACACGCAGCTTACGACCGAAGTCGACTCGCTGCGCGGTGAGGGCGAAGCCTTTCTGCATCGCATCGTGAGCACGCTGGAAGCCAAGCTGCGCGAGGCGAATATCAATGCCCGCGTGGAATCGCGCATCAAGCGGCTCTACTCGATCCAGCAGAAGCTTACGGCCCACCAGATTCCGGTCGACCAGGTCTATGACCTCTTTGCCATCCGCGTGATTACACAGACGGAGCAGGATTGCTACGCCGCGCTCGGCCTGTTGCACAGCACCTGGCGTCCTGTGCCCGGGCGCTTTAAAGATTTCATCGCAATGCCGCGGCCGAACATGTATCAGTCGCTGCACACGACGCTGATCGCCGAAGGCGCACACCAGTTCGAGGTGCAGATTCGCACCGAAGACATGCACCAGGTGGCGGAAGAGGGCATCGCCGCGCACTGGAAGTACAAGGCCAGCGACAACGTCAGCGCCGCGGATGAACAGCGGCTGGCGTGGGTCCGGCAGTTGATGGAATGGCAGCGCGAGATGACCGATCCCAATGAGTTCATGTCGACGCTGCGCATCGACCTGTACCCCGCGGAGGTCTACACCTTTACGCCCAAGGGCAAGGTCATCGTGCTGCCCAAGGACGGCACGCCGGTCGATTTTGCCTATGCCATTCACACCGATGTCGGCCATACGACGACGGGCGCCAAGGTGAACGGTCGCATTGTTCCGCTGCGGCACAAGCTACGCAACGGCGATATCGTCGAGATCAGCACGCAGGCCGGCCACGCTCCTTCGCGCGACTGGTTGAGTTTTACCAAGAGCTCGCGCGCCCGCAATAAGATTAAGCACTGGCTCAACGAGAACCAACGGGCTCGTGCCCTTGAGATCGGCCGCAAGCTGCTGGACCGCGAGGCGCGCAAGTACAAGCTGTCGCTCGACAAGTTCAAGACCGCCGACTTCGACCGCATTGCGAATGACTATGGCCTGGGCGGCGAGCAGGATCTGCTGGCGGGCATCGGCTTCGGAAAATATTCAGCCCGGCAGGTGCTGAACAAGTTGGAGCCCGGCAGCACGATGGCCGCCGAAGCCGCGCATACGGAGCCGGGAGCGGTGGGCAATACTCTCGCGCACATGTCCGATGCCGTGAAGCGCGTCTTCTTCGGCAAGGGGTCGGACTCGCTGCAGGTGGAAGGGCAGGACGACCTGCTGGTGTACCGCGCGCGATGTTGCAACCCGATTCGCGGCGAAGAGATCATCGGCTATGTCACGCGTGGCAAGGGCGTGGCCGTTCATGCGCGCAGCTGTCCGAACGTGCAGAACCTGCTCTACGAAGCCGATCGCCGCATCGATGTCGATTGGGCCGCATTGGCACCTGCTGTAGCTGGTACGAAGCAGGGGCCGAAGCCTACGACCTATCCGGTAAAGCTGACGGTGGTGTGCGACGACCGCGCCGGTCTGCTGAAAGAGTTCACGGCCATCATCTCCGAGGACGGCACGAACATCCGCTCGCTGGACACCAAACCTTCGCAGGATGGCGTGGTCCATGTCGATTTTGTCATTGAGACGGTCGACCTTCGCCATCTCACGCGGCTGACACAGAATCTGCGCAAAGTGCCCGGTGTTCGCGAAGTGATGCGCGTGCAGAAGATCTAG
- a CDS encoding LysM peptidoglycan-binding domain-containing protein, whose translation MADLDALKQKYAPVIETIESFSEYGAKLDSVDLDGEKLHLKGEVPSTVIANRVWDVIKEVDPTYSDLEHEIATTGGETQPYTIKAGDNLSKVSKLFYGHANKYQEIASANGIDNPDHIQVGQEINIPVQS comes from the coding sequence ATGGCTGATTTGGATGCTCTGAAGCAGAAGTATGCCCCTGTAATTGAGACGATTGAGAGCTTTTCCGAGTATGGCGCGAAGCTGGACTCCGTCGATCTCGATGGCGAAAAGCTGCACCTCAAGGGCGAGGTTCCGTCGACCGTGATCGCGAACCGCGTCTGGGACGTCATCAAGGAAGTCGACCCGACCTACAGCGACCTCGAGCACGAGATTGCCACCACCGGCGGCGAGACGCAGCCCTACACCATCAAGGCCGGCGACAACCTCAGCAAGGTGAGCAAGCTGTTCTATGGCCATGCGAACAAGTACCAGGAGATCGCATCCGCCAACGGCATCGACAACCCTGATCACATCCAGGTGGGCCAGGAGATCAACATTCCTGTGCAGTCGTAG
- a CDS encoding TonB C-terminal domain-containing protein, which yields MPPTQSPIEPGQPTPEQDSPESQTPVPTPDSSAPLSFVPHDPTGQVPVKPIRIRTNRYGELEEHELVRLLDTMEDERARGRFRESIYISVFIWLVVAWVLFYGPRYLWHAPVLVSPTDVLKNRELTQLNLPVLTSRAPSPRPAPKPRSVDNRTLEHLRTMAREAPPKPPTPAPAPMPTAPTPINPPPTTPIPATPQPQPRTPAPALADAPTPQPSSKPDFNTNSGTAGDNIRNAERAAASGGGGGGFARSPSKADNLGGVEVLSDTQGVDFSEYLRRLKADIYRNWIPLLPEETQPPLSKAGETYIRFTILPDGRIGAMHLEGSTHDDAINKAAWGSITSEGQFPPLPSKFHGPNLELRFLYLVNEPLR from the coding sequence ATGCCTCCTACCCAAAGCCCGATCGAACCCGGACAGCCGACGCCGGAGCAGGACTCGCCTGAGTCTCAGACCCCTGTTCCCACGCCCGATTCCAGTGCGCCGCTCTCCTTTGTGCCGCACGATCCGACCGGTCAGGTTCCGGTAAAGCCAATCCGCATTCGCACCAACCGCTATGGCGAACTCGAAGAGCACGAGCTGGTTCGTCTGCTCGACACCATGGAGGATGAGCGCGCGCGGGGACGGTTTCGCGAATCGATCTACATCTCGGTCTTTATCTGGCTGGTGGTGGCCTGGGTTCTCTTCTACGGTCCGCGCTATCTGTGGCATGCCCCGGTCCTGGTCAGCCCAACGGATGTCCTGAAGAATCGGGAACTTACGCAGTTGAATTTGCCGGTGCTGACGTCCCGTGCGCCTTCGCCCAGGCCGGCGCCAAAGCCGCGGTCTGTGGACAACCGTACGCTGGAGCATCTGCGTACGATGGCACGGGAGGCCCCGCCGAAGCCGCCGACACCTGCTCCGGCTCCCATGCCGACCGCGCCTACTCCGATCAATCCACCTCCAACAACGCCGATCCCGGCAACGCCGCAGCCACAGCCGCGCACTCCGGCTCCTGCGCTCGCCGACGCTCCGACTCCGCAGCCTTCCTCTAAGCCGGACTTCAATACGAACTCCGGGACAGCGGGCGACAACATTCGGAACGCAGAACGTGCAGCGGCTAGTGGTGGCGGTGGGGGAGGCTTTGCCCGCAGCCCGTCCAAGGCCGACAACCTGGGTGGTGTCGAGGTCCTCTCCGATACGCAGGGCGTCGACTTCAGCGAGTACCTGCGCCGTCTCAAGGCCGATATCTACCGCAACTGGATTCCCCTGTTGCCGGAGGAGACTCAGCCGCCTTTGTCGAAGGCGGGCGAGACGTACATTCGCTTTACGATTCTCCCCGATGGCCGTATCGGCGCTATGCATCTTGAGGGCTCGACGCACGACGATGCGATCAATAAGGCTGCGTGGGGTTCCATTACCAGCGAAGGCCAGTTTCCGCCGTTGCCCTCGAAGTTCCATGGGCCTAACCTTGAGCTGAGGTTCCTGTACCTGGTCAACGAGCCTCTTCGCTAA
- the miaA gene encoding tRNA (adenosine(37)-N6)-dimethylallyltransferase MiaA, producing MSGQGETPLLVVAGPTASGKTALAMALAAQLGGEIVSCDSVAVYRLMDIGSAKPTDEERARVPHHCLDLYWPDEACTAGDYARHARAAIADIRDRGLVPIVAGGTGLYLRALLQGLAPAPPRDEALRERLREVAAKRGSTYLHRMLQRLDAQAARAIHANDTPKLIRSIEVTLAAKQPQTEQWQAGRDALQGYRVLQFALGPPREVLYARINQRAAAMFERGLVAETEMLRSRFGEDCRALTSLGYAQAMTVLRGELTSEAAVAAAQQGHRNYAKRQMTWFRRETEMHWLAGCGDEAGMQAEALALARKSFG from the coding sequence ATGAGCGGGCAGGGGGAGACTCCGCTGCTCGTTGTCGCGGGGCCCACGGCAAGCGGGAAGACGGCCCTGGCGATGGCACTTGCTGCGCAACTGGGTGGCGAGATCGTGAGCTGCGATTCGGTGGCGGTCTATCGGTTGATGGATATTGGCTCGGCCAAACCGACGGACGAAGAGCGCGCGCGAGTGCCGCACCACTGCCTCGATCTCTACTGGCCGGATGAGGCCTGTACCGCAGGCGACTACGCCAGGCATGCGCGTGCGGCCATCGCCGATATTCGCGACCGGGGACTTGTGCCCATCGTCGCCGGGGGAACGGGGCTCTATCTGCGCGCGCTGCTGCAGGGACTCGCACCTGCTCCTCCTCGCGATGAGGCATTGCGCGAGAGGCTGCGAGAGGTTGCGGCGAAGCGCGGGTCGACATATCTGCACCGCATGCTGCAGCGGCTCGATGCCCAGGCAGCACGGGCCATCCACGCGAACGATACGCCGAAGCTGATCCGCAGTATCGAGGTCACTCTTGCCGCCAAGCAGCCCCAGACGGAACAGTGGCAGGCCGGGCGGGATGCCCTGCAGGGCTATCGCGTGCTGCAGTTTGCGCTCGGACCTCCGCGCGAGGTTCTTTATGCACGCATCAACCAGCGCGCGGCAGCGATGTTCGAGCGCGGTCTCGTTGCCGAGACGGAGATGTTGCGTTCTCGCTTCGGGGAGGATTGCCGTGCCTTGACCTCGCTTGGCTATGCGCAGGCGATGACGGTTCTGCGTGGGGAGCTGACGTCGGAGGCTGCCGTTGCAGCGGCGCAGCAGGGGCATCGCAACTATGCCAAGCGGCAGATGACGTGGTTTCGCCGTGAGACGGAGATGCACTGGTTGGCGGGATGTGGGGACGAGGCTGGTATGCAGGCGGAGGCGCTTGCGCTGGCTCGGAAGTCGTTTGGATGA